The sequence GACCAGAAGTCGGCGTCGATCAGTTTGGTGTTGGCGTCCAGTGGATGCGCCTCGATGAAATCGTCGATTGCGTTATCGTCTGAAGGCAACCCCAGTTGATCGAACAGGGTTTTCAGATCGTATGCTGGCAGTTCCATCGTGTACTCCTTCGGTGGGCGCCGGTATGGCGCGGTCGTTCGCTCTCTTTATCTGAGGCAACCACTCGCCAGTAGTTCGATCTTTGACTCCAGTGAGCGGGCGAGGGCGCAGGCTTCGTTGTGATCTTCGCGGAAACCTCTTACACGGCCGGTCGATGTTTCCTTTATGTGGAAGAAGGCGTTGCCGGCCGGTACGACTTGAAAGCGTGGGCAATGGTCGTTCATATCAGTGGCACGCAGGATCAGCGGTGATTCGATCCGGGCGTCTGTGGTCATGGCAAAGTGAGTCCGAGTGCACATATGAAGTCCTTTTCATCAGTTGGCCGATGTTTACAGGCCGTTTCGGGTAGTCGGAATGAGCATCGCTGCTCTAGAATCGCCAGTACCTGTTGACGACAGGGCTTATCTAAAGCAATTTTTCGCCAGCGATATGTCGGAAAAGTGCTTTTTTTCGTGAGAATTTTCCCTAAAGTTCGTAGTCAGACAGCTCTTGCCAGCGGTGAGGATTTTTCCTTCAGGCTTTGGCGAAAAAGGGATGAGTTTCGCGAGTGACAATCCAGTAGTCTTACGGACCTCGCGCTGAATCAGCACTCTGCTCGATTCGGGTTTTTATTTGAGTCATTTGGTAGTTACATCGGCCTGGCTTTTTTTTGCCGTGCGCGTTTTCCGTGTGCGGTTTTTTCAGATGTGGGGATGTTTCTTTGGCAGTCAGTAATCTCGATATGCATGCTTTGTTCGTGTTGGGTGATTTGCGTGCAAAGCTGGTCAAGCTGTTCCAGTCGCGTTTTGTTTACATCACCGAGCAGAACGCCGAAGGCATTTACGTGGCTGAGATCGACACTGAAAGCGCTTTGGTGGTCGATGACAAACCGGGGCTCAAGCTCAAGGTCGGCGATCATTTCAGTGCATCGGTCTTGCCCAGCCGCGAAGGCGGCAAGATGGATATCCGCTTTCGCGAAATCAAACTCACGGTGTATGGACTGGGCGATTACGCCTTTGTCGACACTGCCGACGGGCACGCGATCCTGTTCAAGGAAGGTCACAGCGTGGTGACCGTGTTTGCGGCCAACCAGCAGTTGCAGGAAGGGCTGACCAAGACCCTCAAAGCCGTTACCGCCAAAGCCGCCAAGTGGCGCAAGGGTGAGCTGGTGACGTTCAAGGCCAGCGAGTGAGCCGCTCGGATTTTCATTCGCAGAACCTCGACACGGCGCGCGAGGAGGCTCGGCGTTTGTTTACCGCCAAGGCCGAGTTGCAGGGCGCCTGGCTGACCTGGGTGGCTGCGCAGATTTATCAATTGCGTCCCGCGGAATACGCCAGCATGGTCAGACGCGAGCTGCAAAGCCTGCAGGAAAAGTCTGATTCATAACCTCGTCCGGAGCGCGGCCCGGAAAAAGCAGGAACCTCGGCTACAGTCAGTTGACTGAGTATTCAGAGGCTTGCGGTCTTCTGTCAGGCCAACCTGCCATTGCTGTAAACAGCACGAGGTGCAATGCATGAACGGATTTCGACGGTTATTGGCCGCCAGCGTGGCCACGTTCGGTTTGCTGACATCAGCGCAATCGGTGACGGCCGCCCAGGCGCCGATCCACTTTGCTGACCTGAACTGGGAAAGCGGCAGCCTGATTACCGATGTACTGCGGATCATCGTCGAGAAGGGTTACGGACTGCCGACCGATACGTTGCCTGGCACCACCATTACTCTGGAAACCGCACTGGCCAACAATGACATCCAGGTCATTGGCGAAGAATGGGCCGGGCGCAGTCCGGTATGGGTCAAGGCCGAAGCCGAAGGCAAAGTCGTCAGCCTGGGCGATACGGTCAAGGGCGCGACCGAGGGTTGGTGGGTGCCGGAGTACGTGATCAAGGGCGACCCGGCCAAGGGCATCAAGCCGCTGGCGCCGGACTTGCGCAGTGTCAGTGACCTTAAAAAGTACAAGGATGTGTTCAAGGATCCGGAGAACCCGAGCAAGGGACGGTTCCTCAACAGTCCGATCGGCTGGACCTCGGAAGTGGTCAACAAGCAGAAGTTGACCGCTTATGGTCTGCAGGACGATTACACCAACTTCCGCAGTGGCTCGGGCGCGGCGCTGGATGCCGAGATCAGCTCATCGATTCGTCGCGGCAAGCCAGTGCTGTTTTACTACTGGTCACCGACTCCGCTGCTGGGCAAATTCAAACTGGTGCAACTGGAAGAGCCGCCGTTTGACGCCGAAGCGTGGAAGACCCTGACTGACGCCGATAATCCCAATCCGAAACCCACTCGGTCACTGGCCTCGAAGCTATCGATCGGTGTGTCTACGCCGTTTCAGAAGCAGTATCCGCAGATTGCCGAGTTCTTCAGCAAGGTGGATTTTCCGATCGAACCGTTGAACAAGGCATTGGCCGAGATGAGCGAGAAGCACACGGCGCCGCGTGATGCGGCGGTGGCGTTCATGAAGGCCCACCCGGATGTGTGGCAGGCCTGGTTGCCGAAGGATGTGGCGGAGAGGGTTGCGGCTGATTTGAAATAGAGGCTGATGCGGCTGGCCTCATCGCGAGCAGGCGAAGGCCTACATTTGGAAAGCATTCCCCTGTAGGAGTGAGCCTGCTCGCGATGCTTTTAAAACTTCGTTTGCACCGCCAATTCAAAGGTACGCGGTGTTCCGAGGTAATACGCTGGCGAAACATGCGCAAACTCGGCATACACCTCATTGCTCAGATTACGCACGCGCCCGGTCACGGTGGTGTGCGAATCAACCTTGTAGCTGAGGAAGCTGCCGAACAAGGTGTACGACGGCACCGTCATG comes from Pseudomonas sp. RU47 and encodes:
- a CDS encoding DUF2789 family protein, with product MELPAYDLKTLFDQLGLPSDDNAIDDFIEAHPLDANTKLIDADFWSPQQAQLLKEWLRADGEEAVMVDELNVRLHRGK
- a CDS encoding ABC transporter substrate-binding protein produces the protein MNGFRRLLAASVATFGLLTSAQSVTAAQAPIHFADLNWESGSLITDVLRIIVEKGYGLPTDTLPGTTITLETALANNDIQVIGEEWAGRSPVWVKAEAEGKVVSLGDTVKGATEGWWVPEYVIKGDPAKGIKPLAPDLRSVSDLKKYKDVFKDPENPSKGRFLNSPIGWTSEVVNKQKLTAYGLQDDYTNFRSGSGAALDAEISSSIRRGKPVLFYYWSPTPLLGKFKLVQLEEPPFDAEAWKTLTDADNPNPKPTRSLASKLSIGVSTPFQKQYPQIAEFFSKVDFPIEPLNKALAEMSEKHTAPRDAAVAFMKAHPDVWQAWLPKDVAERVAADLK